TCGTAGGGGTAGGCGCGAGCAGCGTTCAAACCTACCCTCTACTTCCCAAAGGACCTGCTATCTGTCGGAATGGTCTACCAGATCAATTTTTCTTGACATCTCTCTTGAAATGTGTTATACTTAAAATACAAAAGATAATTCTTTTTAGCATACCCGTGAAACTTCATAAAATGGTGTGCGTAATTAACATCTAAATAGTTACCCAAAAAGCGTTGAAGGGGAGGAGTAAGTCGCCCGGGCTTGCAAGAGATGGAGACTCATCGGCTGAAAGGTCTCCTCAAGTTACCACGACTGAAGGTCGCCCTGGAGCTGCTAATCTGAACACATATCAGTAGGATTAGTCGGTCCGATGCCCGTTATCGTATCCCAAAGAGTGCTCTTTCTCATAAGAGAAAGGGAATTGGAGTGGTACCACGGTAAGGTCAGTATTATGTCCTTCTCGTCTCCATGTTTGGAACGAGAAGGTTTTTTAATTTTAACGACTCCCGTAGGGACAATCCCTACTACTTATAAGGAAAATTGGCATGGAACTTTCAGGAGCACAAATCCTGGTTGATGGTCTCAAGCGGGAAGGTGTCGAATATATCTTCGGTGTCAACGGTGGCGCAGCGATGCCGATTTTTGATGCCTTGTACGGCGAGACCGAAATCAAATTGATTCCGATGCGGCATGAACAAGGGGCTTCCCACGCCGCTGATGGCTACGCACGCGCCACCGGGAAGGTCGGTGTTGCACTCGCAACCTCCGGTCCCGGCGCTACCAATCTCGTCACCGGTATCGCTACTGCCTATATGGACTCCATTCCGATGGTCGCGATTACTGGTCAGGTTTTCACGCACTATATCGGCAGTGATGCTTTCCAAGAATGCGATGTTATCGGCGTGACACGCCCGATCTGTAAGCACAGTTACCTCATTACAAGCAGTGACGAAATCGCAGATGTTGTCGCTGAAGCGTTTCACATCGCGAAAACAGGGAAACCGGGTCCTGTTATTATTGACATCGCCAAAGATGCGCAGATACATGAAGCCCTGTTTCAGTATCCAGAAACGGTTGACATCCGTAGCTACAAACCTCAAGTTCATGGCGATCCGGTACAAATTGCCAAGGCGGCGGCACTGATAAAAGAAGCCAAACGCCCTATGCTTTATGCCGGCGGCGGTGTAGTCCTTGCGAATGCCAGCGAAGAACTACGGCAGCTGACCTTGAATACACAGATCCCGATTACCGTTACCTTGATGGGACTTGGCGCGTTCCCTGAGACGCATCCGTTAGCAATGGAGATGCCCGGCATGCACGGCTCCTGTTGCGCAAATTATGCCTTCACCGATTCAGACTTGGTTATCGCTATTGGTGCGAGATTTGACGACCGCGTTACCGGGGATCTCAGTAAATTCGCACCTAACGCCAAGAAGATCCACATTGATATAGACGCGTCTTGTATTGGGAAAAACGTCCCTGTTGATGTCCCGATCGTTGGCGATGCGAAAAGCGTCCTGACGGAACTCAACAAACAGGTCGGTACAGCGGATATCGACCCGTGGCGCGCCCAGATTCAGGAGTGGAAGCAGAAATACCCATTTGAATACGATCAAAAATCGGATATAGTCATGCCGCAATTTGTTATTGAAAAAATATATGAGCATTACAGTGATGCCATCGTTGTTGCGGATGTCGGACAACACCAGATGTGGGCAGCGCAGTACTTCAAATTCACTGAACCTCGACAGTGGCTTAATTCTGGAGGGCTTGGCACGATGGGCTTTAGCCTACCCGCCGCAATCGGTGCGCAGCTCGGATGTCCAGACAAAACCGTCGTCAATATCAACGGGGACGGGTCCTATATCATGACGATCCAAGAACTGGTCCCAGCGGTTACCATGAAGCTGCCGCTTAAGGTCTTCATCATTAACAATATGTACCTCGGAATGGTACGCCAGTGGCAGGAATTGTTCCACGGCAAACGTTATTCCGCTGTTGATTACCACGACAACCCTGATTTCGCCTTGCTCGCACAAGCGTTCGGTGCCACGGGCTTGCGGGTCGAACACCCTGAAGATGTCGAACCCGCATTACAGAAGGCAAAAGGGATTACCGACGGTCCTGTGGTCATTGACTTTATTGTTGATGAAGAAGAGAACGTGTTCCCGATGGTGCCAGCCGGTAAAGGGCTTGGAGATGTTATTCGCGGGTTATCTTAACGATTTTAAGGGTTGTCAGTTTTAAGAGTTATCAGTTTTCAGTTAAGACCCTGTGTCGAGAACATTTTCTGTCGCTGTCACAAGATACCTCTTTAACTGACGACTGATAACTATTCCCTCTGATAACTGACGACTGAAAGGGTTGCGTAGCAACCCGCACTGAAAACTATAAAAAAATGAATTCAGAAGAACGACATATCTTTTCCGTTTTAGTCGAAAACCGATTCGGAGTCCTTGCACGCGTTGCGGGGCTCTTTAGCGGGCGCGGCTTTAATATCGACAGTCTCAACGTCGCTGAGACACATGACAAAAGCATCTCGCATATAACTCTTGTCACACACGGTGACGCGCAAATTATGGAACAGATCTACCAGCATCTAAACAGACTCATCGACGTTATTGAGGTGACCGACCTTTCCGCTGCTGGAACGCATGTTGAGCGAGAACTTGTTCTTATTAAAATTGCTACCGATGATCCTCAAAAACGCACCGAGATTCTACAAGTCGCGGAGGTTTTTCGTGGGCGGGTCATAGATATGAAGCCTGCCTCCCTTGTGCTTGAAATTACCGGTGATGAAGGTAAATTGAAAGCGGCAATTGATATTTTCAATACGTACGGTATCCTTGAGCTGACACGCACCGGCAAAATAGCGATGTTACGCGGCTCCGAGAAATAGGATATGGTTGTCGGTACGTTCCGCTGCGCTCCACTTTCAGCTATAGGTTATCAGTTGAATGTGTGGCGGGTGAAAAGGTTTAACCTGCTACAAACGAGTTACTGACAACTGGCAACTGACAACTGATAACTTAAAAAGGAATAGACTTTATGGCAACGATTTATTACGATAGTGATGCTAATTTTGACTTACTGAAAGAGCGTACCGTCGCTGTTGTTGGCTATGGTGCGCAAGGACGTGCACAGTCGCTAAATCTCAAAGACAGCGGTGCAAACGTGATCGTCGCATTATACGAAGGCAGCCGTTCAAAAGCCCGTGCAGAAGCGGAAGGTCTGACTGTCAAGAACGTTGAAGAAGCCGCAGCAATGGCAGACATCGTCCAAGTTCTCATACCTGACGAACGCCACGCCGCTGTCTATCGCGACCAGATTGCCCCTAACATGGAAGCAGGCAATATGCTCCTCGTCTCACACGGGTTTAGCGTCCACTTTGGGCAGATTGTACCTGCCAGCGACATTGATGTCGCAATGATTGCGCCTAAGGGCCCCGGTTCCCTCGTTCGTGAAGTGTTTGAAGGCGGTGGTGGTGTGCCGTGCCTTATCGCCATCCATCAAGACACCACAGGTCTCGCGCGCGATGTCGCACTCGCTTATGCAAGAGGTATCGGCGGCACACGTGCTGGGGTCATTGAAACGACGTTCCGCGAGGAGACCGAAACCGATCTCTTCGGTGAGCAAGCCGTGTTGTGTGGCGGAACCGCTGCCCTCATCAAAGCCGCCTTTGATACACTCGTTGAAGCCGGTTATCAACCGGAAATGGCTTATTTTGAATGCCTCCACGAGTTGAAATTGATTGTTGACCTGATCTATACGGGTGGGTTGAGCAAGATGCGGAACGATGTCAGCAACACCGCCGAATACGGTGATCTAACACGCGGTCCTCAACTCATTGACGATAGTGTCCGGGACAAGATGCGCCAAATCTTGAAAGACGTTCAAGGCGGTGTCTTTGCACGTGAATGGGTTTTGGAAAATGAGGCGAACCAACCCGTGTTAGGCGCGCTCCGCCGACAAG
This region of Candidatus Poribacteria bacterium genomic DNA includes:
- the ilvN gene encoding acetolactate synthase small subunit, whose amino-acid sequence is MNSEERHIFSVLVENRFGVLARVAGLFSGRGFNIDSLNVAETHDKSISHITLVTHGDAQIMEQIYQHLNRLIDVIEVTDLSAAGTHVERELVLIKIATDDPQKRTEILQVAEVFRGRVIDMKPASLVLEITGDEGKLKAAIDIFNTYGILELTRTGKIAMLRGSEK
- the ilvB gene encoding biosynthetic-type acetolactate synthase large subunit, whose product is MELSGAQILVDGLKREGVEYIFGVNGGAAMPIFDALYGETEIKLIPMRHEQGASHAADGYARATGKVGVALATSGPGATNLVTGIATAYMDSIPMVAITGQVFTHYIGSDAFQECDVIGVTRPICKHSYLITSSDEIADVVAEAFHIAKTGKPGPVIIDIAKDAQIHEALFQYPETVDIRSYKPQVHGDPVQIAKAAALIKEAKRPMLYAGGGVVLANASEELRQLTLNTQIPITVTLMGLGAFPETHPLAMEMPGMHGSCCANYAFTDSDLVIAIGARFDDRVTGDLSKFAPNAKKIHIDIDASCIGKNVPVDVPIVGDAKSVLTELNKQVGTADIDPWRAQIQEWKQKYPFEYDQKSDIVMPQFVIEKIYEHYSDAIVVADVGQHQMWAAQYFKFTEPRQWLNSGGLGTMGFSLPAAIGAQLGCPDKTVVNINGDGSYIMTIQELVPAVTMKLPLKVFIINNMYLGMVRQWQELFHGKRYSAVDYHDNPDFALLAQAFGATGLRVEHPEDVEPALQKAKGITDGPVVIDFIVDEEENVFPMVPAGKGLGDVIRGLS
- the ilvC gene encoding ketol-acid reductoisomerase codes for the protein MATIYYDSDANFDLLKERTVAVVGYGAQGRAQSLNLKDSGANVIVALYEGSRSKARAEAEGLTVKNVEEAAAMADIVQVLIPDERHAAVYRDQIAPNMEAGNMLLVSHGFSVHFGQIVPASDIDVAMIAPKGPGSLVREVFEGGGGVPCLIAIHQDTTGLARDVALAYARGIGGTRAGVIETTFREETETDLFGEQAVLCGGTAALIKAAFDTLVEAGYQPEMAYFECLHELKLIVDLIYTGGLSKMRNDVSNTAEYGDLTRGPQLIDDSVRDKMRQILKDVQGGVFAREWVLENEANQPVLGALRRQEAELEIEEVGKNLRSMMSWLDE